A single window of Callithrix jacchus isolate 240 chromosome 6, calJac240_pri, whole genome shotgun sequence DNA harbors:
- the NDUFB3 gene encoding NADH dehydrogenase [ubiquinone] 1 beta subcomplex subunit 3: MAHGHGHEHGHSKMELPDYRQWKIEGTPLETVQKRLAAQGLRDPWGRNEAWRYMGGFAQKVTFFEVFFKGFKWGFAAFVVAVGAEYYLESLNKDKKHH; this comes from the exons ATGGCACATGGACATGGACATGAACATGGACATAGTAAAATGGAACTTCCAGATTATAGACAATGGAAGATAGAAGGGACACCATTAGAAACTGTCCAGAAGAGGCTGGCTGCACAAGGGCTAAGGGATCCATGGGGCCG caatgAAGCTTGGAGATACATGGGTGGCTTTGCACAAAAGGTTACCTTTTTTGAAGTATTCTTTAAAGGATTCAAATGGGGATTTGCTGCATTTGTGGTAGCTGTAGGAGCTGAATATTACCTGGAGTCCCTGAATAAAGATAAGAAGCATCACTGA